A single Mesomycoplasma bovoculi M165/69 DNA region contains:
- a CDS encoding P97 family adhesin: protein MKNKQIITLIGTTVAGVSVFGLAVGLATTVRYNSEDPKKAVTTFASSVANVSFNTQAFPIDANYESIKKQLFSKGGPEADKGVDFNKILTFYELAKTEGEQATNDAREFVAISNGTSLDPHFVVDSFTFDDKSKTFKVDYHVEQILKNNHKVISKNYTKTIAIAQRINFFLADVVDDAKASFGKLIANTLADLQAATDKTLVKIPEISRAVDFQNYVNQAANSQQAIASINAYFKNFSTILTNFTNSKKNALPDNAPIYSFALVRNALTGNYVDVNSQGIVTFYLQTSLSPIAKRDLTNIENKNLTYVDAISIAKVTDSQVASYFTSAQDILGNIDLTFNKTARRTTLAAQSSARAAGTTTTVSTATTAQTKEISQTTAFDFLSELQKGLPFASTLKARQDYIKQLVNLYTKNGLSFAFNGDLTNFYNAGAFGEANQESQTGLSYTFLDKDIAVVPTSTGDFAVSLPVKIELKNSFFGGSDETVVASKEIAFELTGFKTNANISQEQQNLAFKPVASSTATAKKIEPIVLPEQDKRLVYNLDPSPYSRFVYNLNPYLSQDIKDGISGQQAASASQGSTLGTGGQQEPTAATTTTPTDDDEKGLSYKEKQLAETLLANAWGHFTKSSAPVLLEEIKALVSGNKNDALYKLFSNRAGYSYDFGTTNAYVNAWTSKTKFPTLEQISKFAKDETDFASESHIGSLDTTDFFAKPADVAAFYGYLAEQGPARVASYLLQLAQSWGVVGKDVNVAQKIKEFQANPGNVFAKAFAIKGKNAGQASGQPQSQQPESKILSFNKQYLDLHNQGFYSSLVLPKKAEEIVKKAFGLESNPAQNSNVTKSDSDILKALQSSKDQLDLIDGNQFSESGTDFAKHAKDQKNIDRPDGSSTTKTGTTTTTNYQGFKTFGDVLIAFYIKALQFNNFAPFSAIDSKLIAKPTFTNFVQSVNDDVTKKLFESKMYDDEKYAAIDYYYTFGYANDKGEIEKPLFVTPTKTIIFNVSSEETTTSATKVSELDKAIVSIPIYYQNATVDNFDNQFFANNNTDTSASGASQDSTENIKWIDNSATHTLATVLGQQGKDLESYVATHYPNYQIMINPKVETDKFNSNKKVITLALQEITPASTESKPSAQASIVTGQTAAENASQTESSTASQESQTAAEPAKAKTITQTLPITKNQQSRNSDDDDDDDDSDGSAGTSDKHQQSSGTKDTEAKTTEAQPEPQPKPTAPQIPISSLYYKIYVSVKPSQSTTE from the coding sequence GTTTGGATCCTCACTTTGTTGTTGATAGTTTTACTTTTGATGATAAAAGTAAAACTTTTAAAGTTGATTATCATGTTGAACAAATACTCAAAAATAATCACAAGGTAATTTCTAAAAATTACACCAAAACTATTGCAATTGCACAGCGAATCAATTTCTTCCTTGCCGATGTTGTAGATGATGCCAAAGCTAGTTTTGGCAAATTAATTGCTAATACATTAGCTGATTTACAGGCAGCAACAGATAAAACTTTAGTAAAAATTCCTGAAATTTCACGAGCTGTTGACTTTCAAAATTATGTTAATCAAGCTGCAAATAGTCAACAAGCAATTGCTTCAATCAATGCTTACTTTAAAAACTTTAGTACAATTTTAACTAATTTTACAAATAGCAAGAAAAATGCATTGCCAGACAATGCACCAATTTATTCATTTGCTTTAGTTCGAAATGCCTTAACTGGTAATTATGTTGATGTTAATAGTCAAGGAATTGTGACATTTTACTTGCAAACTAGCTTGTCTCCAATTGCCAAACGTGATTTGACTAATATAGAAAACAAGAATTTAACTTATGTGGATGCCATTAGTATTGCTAAAGTTACTGATAGTCAAGTTGCAAGTTACTTTACAAGCGCACAAGACATTTTAGGCAATATTGATTTAACCTTTAATAAAACTGCCCGTCGCACCACTTTGGCAGCACAGAGCTCTGCTAGAGCAGCTGGAACTACTACAACTGTAAGCACAGCTACAACTGCTCAAACAAAAGAAATAAGTCAAACTACAGCTTTTGACTTTTTAAGTGAATTACAAAAAGGTTTACCTTTTGCAAGCACTTTAAAAGCACGCCAAGACTATATCAAACAATTAGTTAATTTATATACAAAAAATGGATTATCATTTGCATTTAATGGTGATTTAACAAACTTTTATAACGCTGGCGCTTTTGGTGAGGCAAACCAAGAAAGTCAAACTGGCTTATCCTATACTTTTTTAGATAAAGATATTGCTGTTGTGCCAACAAGCACTGGTGATTTTGCAGTATCATTGCCAGTTAAAATTGAACTAAAAAATAGTTTTTTTGGTGGAAGTGATGAAACTGTAGTTGCAAGCAAAGAGATTGCTTTTGAACTTACAGGTTTCAAAACTAATGCAAACATTAGTCAAGAACAACAAAATTTAGCATTTAAACCTGTTGCAAGTTCAACTGCAACTGCTAAAAAAATAGAACCAATAGTATTGCCAGAACAAGACAAAAGATTAGTTTATAATCTTGACCCATCACCTTATTCAAGATTTGTGTACAATCTTAATCCTTATTTGTCACAAGATATTAAGGACGGAATAAGTGGACAACAAGCAGCAAGCGCATCACAAGGTAGCACACTTGGAACAGGTGGTCAACAAGAACCAACTGCTGCCACAACTACTACACCTACTGATGATGATGAAAAGGGTCTCTCATATAAAGAAAAACAATTAGCAGAAACATTGCTTGCAAATGCTTGAGGACACTTTACAAAAAGTTCTGCTCCAGTTTTATTAGAAGAAATTAAGGCATTAGTTAGTGGCAACAAAAATGATGCACTTTACAAACTTTTTAGCAATCGTGCAGGTTATAGCTATGATTTTGGAACTACAAATGCTTATGTAAATGCTTGAACTAGTAAAACAAAATTCCCAACTCTTGAGCAAATTAGCAAATTTGCAAAAGATGAAACTGATTTTGCAAGTGAAAGTCACATTGGTTCATTGGATACAACAGACTTTTTTGCAAAACCAGCAGATGTTGCAGCCTTTTATGGGTATTTAGCAGAACAAGGACCTGCAAGAGTAGCTTCATACTTGTTACAACTAGCTCAGTCTTGAGGAGTTGTTGGTAAAGATGTTAATGTAGCTCAAAAAATCAAAGAATTTCAAGCTAATCCAGGAAATGTGTTTGCAAAAGCCTTTGCAATCAAAGGCAAAAATGCAGGTCAAGCTAGTGGGCAACCACAATCTCAGCAACCTGAAAGCAAAATTCTTTCATTTAATAAACAATATCTTGATCTTCACAACCAAGGTTTCTATTCTTCACTAGTTTTACCTAAAAAAGCAGAAGAAATTGTTAAAAAAGCGTTTGGATTAGAAAGCAATCCAGCACAAAATAGCAATGTTACTAAAAGTGATTCAGATATTTTAAAAGCACTTCAAAGTTCAAAAGATCAACTTGATTTAATTGATGGAAATCAATTTAGTGAAAGTGGTACAGATTTTGCTAAACATGCAAAAGATCAAAAAAATATTGATAGACCTGATGGTTCATCAACAACTAAAACAGGAACAACAACTACTACAAATTACCAAGGATTTAAAACTTTTGGTGATGTTTTAATTGCTTTCTATATTAAAGCATTGCAATTTAATAACTTTGCTCCATTTAGCGCAATTGATAGCAAACTTATTGCAAAACCTACTTTTACTAATTTTGTACAGTCAGTTAATGATGATGTAACAAAAAAATTGTTCGAATCTAAAATGTATGATGATGAAAAATATGCAGCCATCGACTACTATTACACTTTTGGATATGCAAATGATAAAGGTGAAATTGAAAAACCATTATTTGTTACTCCAACTAAAACCATTATCTTTAATGTATCAAGTGAAGAAACAACAACATCAGCAACAAAAGTATCTGAATTAGACAAAGCTATTGTATCTATTCCAATTTATTACCAAAATGCAACTGTAGATAACTTTGATAATCAGTTTTTTGCAAACAATAATACAGATACAAGTGCATCTGGAGCTTCTCAAGATTCAACTGAAAATATAAAATGAATTGATAACTCAGCAACACACACACTTGCAACTGTGTTAGGACAACAAGGTAAAGATTTAGAAAGTTATGTTGCTACACATTATCCTAATTATCAAATTATGATAAATCCTAAAGTAGAAACTGATAAATTTAATTCAAATAAAAAAGTTATTACTTTAGCATTGCAAGAAATTACTCCTGCAAGCACAGAAAGCAAACCTAGTGCGCAGGCAAGTATTGTAACTGGACAAACAGCAGCTGAAAATGCAAGTCAAACTGAAAGTTCAACAGCTAGTCAAGAAAGTCAAACAGCAGCTGAACCAGCCAAGGCAAAAACAATCACTCAAACCCTACCAATAACAAAAAATCAACAAAGTAGAAATAGTGATGATGACGACGATGACGACGATAGTGACGGTTCTGCAGGAACAAGTGACAAACACCAACAATCATCAGGGACAAAAGATACTGAAGCAAAAACTACTGAAGCACAACCAGAACCACAACCTAAACCAACCGCTCCTCAAATTCCAATCTCTTCTTTATACTACAAAATTTATGTATCTGTAAAACCTTCTCAATCAACCACTGAATAA
- a CDS encoding P110/LppT family adhesin N-terminal domain — translation MKFRNPKTIMALGFSITAIASTVVAVPLALTYFSYSYNSQLDARQLSSTPVEVVSGGKFDQEQFDKAVQDLKIKPMYAQMQVDNALKLDQSGLYSFHLVNAFDFSTIENAGFNVEIDSSAATIEDTTIKNVIVRAYNNITTYTKTVDLKGFATPVTLSVGTSKTLDFEPEKSTITFSSTRFVLPSEFAFMLEDNFQRNFSNSRDLNSAFAKALSQTGAQLNIRNDLNLPTILPQGELLLPTVTINNQAAQAQAALGQQQLDAPVYNLSFANFSDQNGTLAINLEIADKVSRNVKAQFTLNIQNLATLKQVNDAINQLVAKNASQFFTIKQDVEFALNKDKLTLAQMFANNQISPSVLESMKHKGYANYLKEQAKEKAIKSGTFKQPAPVVKPEDEEVVSRAKSKDGILPISPNENSLKNSSPINSLQNYFEVKQGSITNDDPRLANYSFDVYNAGFDFNDPEQTKVKFSLNVTKALDVQSPYLQSLAPQSADSNTNLITNNYNSLTTTTVPTKGTAPYSYNITYNIPASVEVPLYEIKSASTLTRAIPVSQSHSLILASDAFAMAQDLTSLASKSEYSLDELNRIVSTIYLFNKGYLISSTEKTNLVNLYASGKTVVAKSAITADTQDLGDQIWRLISQANDNLRAKVAMVAKDKISFSLVNSDNVAIETIDVTGFGVKSPAFVAANKYRADIFLDARYGGIEDDHQGGQFIRDYTRGDLKFNLNGNTASPQGITLDKAINFESNSSITKDETTNIKDGAVFLAVDLKNLGLDKHYLLTNNEGKGLFIQRILKDENTTGSSTKQPSTSTPSLKVSYILGMDLNENGSSSGAKGKTLALLLSGEIAKQAEDIDTNKGHSYNYDTSDEIIKKNTSQSSQTLNEENNKYNVFVQYQKQNGFDQYAPLQPNSTLVLQIVKSGTGFDIVAQTSASENPSESKLGSFVFSIQDSGKTLNWAKIGSEPTNKSFNDDRSKGKVVFKGIAIFENNKELWNYDKTPTVNEIRQAFVDAFILNK, via the coding sequence ATGAAATTTCGAAATCCAAAAACAATAATGGCTCTTGGTTTTAGCATCACAGCGATTGCATCTACAGTTGTTGCTGTGCCTTTAGCACTAACCTATTTTAGTTATTCATATAATAGTCAACTAGATGCTCGTCAGTTGTCTAGCACTCCTGTTGAAGTAGTTTCAGGTGGGAAGTTCGATCAAGAACAATTTGACAAAGCAGTGCAAGATTTAAAAATCAAACCTATGTATGCACAAATGCAAGTTGATAATGCATTAAAACTTGACCAAAGTGGTCTTTATAGTTTTCATTTAGTAAATGCATTTGATTTTAGCACTATTGAAAATGCTGGTTTTAATGTTGAAATCGATTCTAGTGCTGCAACTATTGAAGACACCACTATTAAAAATGTGATTGTTAGAGCATATAACAACATTACAACATATACTAAAACTGTTGATCTTAAAGGTTTTGCAACACCTGTAACACTTTCAGTTGGAACAAGCAAAACCTTAGATTTTGAACCTGAAAAATCTACAATTACTTTTAGTAGCACTCGTTTTGTTTTGCCTTCTGAATTTGCTTTTATGCTTGAAGATAACTTCCAACGTAATTTTAGTAATAGTCGTGATTTGAACTCAGCATTTGCAAAAGCTTTGAGCCAAACTGGTGCTCAATTAAATATTCGTAATGATTTAAACTTGCCAACTATTTTGCCACAAGGCGAGTTATTGTTACCAACAGTAACAATTAATAATCAAGCTGCTCAAGCTCAAGCTGCTTTGGGACAACAACAATTAGATGCGCCAGTTTACAACTTGAGTTTTGCTAACTTTAGTGATCAAAATGGAACTTTAGCAATTAATTTAGAAATTGCTGACAAAGTGAGCCGAAATGTTAAAGCTCAATTTACATTAAATATTCAAAATCTTGCAACTTTAAAACAAGTTAATGATGCAATCAACCAATTGGTTGCTAAAAATGCTAGTCAATTCTTTACTATTAAACAAGATGTTGAATTTGCACTAAACAAAGATAAGCTAACATTAGCTCAAATGTTTGCAAATAACCAAATTAGTCCATCAGTGCTCGAGTCAATGAAACACAAAGGATATGCTAATTATTTAAAAGAGCAAGCTAAAGAAAAAGCTATTAAATCAGGAACTTTTAAACAACCAGCTCCTGTTGTAAAACCGGAAGATGAGGAAGTTGTTTCAAGAGCAAAATCTAAAGATGGTATTTTACCAATTTCACCAAATGAAAATAGTCTAAAAAATTCATCTCCAATTAATAGTCTTCAAAATTATTTTGAAGTCAAACAAGGTTCTATAACAAACGATGATCCACGTTTAGCTAATTATAGTTTTGATGTTTATAATGCTGGTTTTGATTTTAATGATCCAGAGCAAACAAAAGTTAAATTTAGTTTAAATGTGACTAAAGCACTAGATGTTCAGTCACCTTACTTGCAAAGTCTTGCACCACAAAGTGCAGATAGCAACACAAACCTTATTACCAACAATTACAATAGTCTTACAACAACTACTGTACCAACTAAAGGAACTGCTCCTTATTCATACAACATAACATACAATATTCCAGCTTCAGTTGAAGTGCCATTATATGAAATCAAAAGTGCTTCAACTTTAACTAGAGCTATTCCAGTTAGCCAATCTCATTCACTTATTTTAGCTAGTGATGCTTTTGCAATGGCTCAAGATTTAACTAGTTTGGCAAGCAAAAGTGAATATAGTTTAGATGAATTAAATCGAATTGTTTCAACTATATACCTATTTAATAAAGGTTACTTAATTTCAAGTACTGAAAAAACTAATTTAGTCAATCTTTATGCAAGTGGTAAAACTGTGGTAGCCAAATCTGCAATTACAGCAGATACTCAAGACTTGGGTGACCAAATTTGAAGATTAATTTCACAGGCTAATGATAATTTAAGAGCAAAAGTTGCTATGGTTGCTAAAGACAAAATTAGTTTTAGTTTAGTCAATAGTGACAATGTTGCTATTGAAACTATAGATGTAACTGGTTTTGGAGTTAAATCACCTGCCTTTGTAGCAGCTAATAAATATCGTGCTGATATATTCTTAGATGCTCGTTATGGAGGAATTGAAGACGACCATCAAGGTGGTCAATTCATTCGCGACTACACTAGAGGTGATTTGAAATTTAATTTAAATGGTAATACTGCTAGTCCTCAAGGAATTACTTTAGATAAAGCTATAAATTTTGAAAGTAATAGTTCAATTACCAAAGATGAAACAACAAACATCAAAGATGGAGCTGTCTTTTTAGCAGTTGATCTTAAAAATCTTGGACTTGACAAACATTACTTACTAACAAACAATGAAGGTAAAGGTTTGTTTATTCAAAGAATTCTAAAAGATGAAAACACAACCGGTTCTTCAACCAAACAACCATCTACTTCTACACCTAGCTTAAAAGTTTCATATATTTTGGGAATGGATTTAAACGAAAATGGTTCTTCTAGTGGAGCTAAAGGCAAAACATTGGCATTATTATTATCAGGGGAAATTGCTAAACAAGCAGAAGACATTGATACAAATAAAGGTCATAGTTACAACTACGATACAAGCGATGAAATTATTAAAAAGAATACATCACAAAGTTCGCAAACCTTAAATGAGGAAAATAATAAATATAATGTTTTTGTTCAATATCAAAAACAAAATGGATTTGATCAATATGCGCCTTTACAACCAAATTCAACTTTAGTTCTTCAAATTGTTAAAAGTGGTACAGGATTTGATATTGTTGCTCAAACTAGTGCAAGTGAAAACCCATCTGAATCAAAACTTGGTTCATTTGTGTTTTCAATCCAAGATAGTGGAAAAACTTTAAATTGAGCCAAAATTGGTAGTGAACCAACTAATAAATCTTTCAATGATGATAGATCAAAAGGGAAAGTTGTATTTAAAGGAATTGCAATTTTTGAAAACAACAAAGAACTTTGAAACTATGACAAAACACCAACAGTTAATGAAATTAGACAAGCATTTGTTGATGCCTTTATTTTAAACAAATAA
- a CDS encoding P97 family adhesin, whose amino-acid sequence MKKNLKYLIIGATALASTVIVVAPIAAASKYIYPGDPIAKVEADVKSIKAVEFKQDTYKYNTSFNDLKQLLFDGNKVKTDAISHFNFFTKEGNDEFQLASFTDAKPKLFDIVANDNSQSFDVYFVIESTKPNSLGKLVDSSVAKSTVSFGYKPEFDLTSFAHEVRQGFTGENPTNQNQAALTPFTIKNFSSSDTEQITELTSAQSFVNDLNSSTSSDDAKTKLGKYFDIKSIFSSIDSNKDNQIAGQTSTKRYVVNLTTNPNTNSKECATFSADGKKVLIYLQTQFSDAMKKDFAGLQGIDAKHIDILEIPVENVFANSSLASQFDFQQLQQKDYYKTGSNVANLKLDLSQTNPLDWIFAYKSGFFPNKAYKNKYALSFINATLNQDLSLYNFSWGKFNNPAKSNNAEVAKDLAKLTSEVSVDGDTLLLSYDQASQKIVATADATITVKRDGQVLFSKPFVITLNDFNQTKDSQLKGLFADEKSNQNQFFRKDEKLNSGVSEQLSYNAVDDALKSKNPDDIKNVFADPNALNVQFYTGERLEALTKEFKLPTAQQIKQDFYTSPQKSTHKSDEGVFNIQSNYLPTDLSVTRYYFALANQGLDVAAKQFLQILEAAKLVQNNSTLDVNKPIFEQLKNIKLTNPLGIDKEMKFFSINHETQEYGVNSFQSVLVNSKDDSAYKLIKNYPNSDALVLQNIFEKDTDKLLDNIYFAKTSEQDQIDNSKFVKFENVAQLLISMYNKIQLLSRVGIGFPLLPIAKNLQFSYGIQGPEGGLKEQKSVQLGTLQPPQPPQPPVQLAINNFTYQYELKFIDDKGNKLKDLYQGEKDAELLKNIKLTSKVDKDVEKLNSVVESIPQVYRTIRLNNNIYFKEVNKLFDGITDTNTVQRETLDKLGLVSLYDYLFRVDPTIKLTIDKKLSKDIIDPSGLRSYKAVTLFLIKNNKKSTTPLRIFVYLRQGSN is encoded by the coding sequence ATGAAAAAAAATCTAAAATATTTAATAATAGGAGCAACTGCATTAGCATCTACAGTTATTGTAGTAGCTCCTATTGCAGCAGCATCTAAATATATTTATCCAGGCGACCCTATTGCAAAAGTGGAAGCAGATGTTAAATCTATTAAAGCTGTAGAGTTTAAACAAGATACATATAAATATAACACAAGTTTTAATGACTTAAAACAATTGCTTTTTGATGGCAACAAAGTTAAAACTGATGCTATTAGTCATTTTAATTTCTTTACAAAAGAAGGTAATGATGAGTTCCAACTAGCAAGTTTTACAGATGCAAAACCTAAATTATTTGACATTGTTGCAAATGATAATAGTCAAAGTTTTGATGTTTATTTTGTCATTGAATCAACCAAACCAAATAGTTTGGGTAAATTAGTTGATTCATCAGTTGCAAAATCAACAGTTTCTTTTGGTTATAAGCCAGAATTTGATCTCACAAGTTTTGCTCATGAAGTTCGTCAAGGTTTTACAGGTGAAAATCCAACTAATCAAAATCAAGCAGCACTTACACCATTTACCATAAAAAACTTTAGTTCATCAGATACTGAGCAAATTACTGAACTAACTTCAGCGCAATCTTTTGTAAATGATTTAAATAGTTCTACATCTTCAGATGATGCAAAAACTAAATTAGGAAAATATTTTGATATTAAATCAATTTTTAGTAGTATTGATAGCAACAAAGACAACCAAATTGCAGGACAAACTTCAACAAAACGTTATGTTGTTAATCTAACTACCAATCCAAATACTAATAGCAAAGAGTGCGCCACTTTTAGTGCTGATGGTAAAAAAGTTTTAATTTACTTACAAACTCAATTTTCAGACGCTATGAAAAAAGACTTTGCAGGATTGCAAGGAATTGATGCAAAACACATTGATATTTTAGAAATTCCAGTTGAAAATGTATTTGCTAACTCATCTTTGGCTAGTCAATTTGATTTTCAACAACTCCAACAAAAAGATTACTATAAAACAGGTTCAAATGTTGCAAACCTTAAATTAGATTTAAGTCAAACCAATCCACTAGATTGAATTTTTGCATACAAATCAGGATTTTTTCCAAATAAAGCATACAAAAATAAATATGCACTTTCATTTATTAATGCAACATTAAATCAAGATTTAAGTCTTTACAATTTTAGTTGAGGGAAATTTAATAATCCAGCAAAGTCAAATAATGCAGAAGTTGCAAAAGATTTAGCAAAACTAACTTCAGAAGTTTCAGTTGATGGTGATACATTGCTTTTATCTTATGATCAAGCAAGCCAAAAAATAGTGGCAACCGCTGATGCAACCATCACAGTTAAAAGAGATGGGCAAGTTTTATTTAGCAAACCATTTGTTATTACTTTAAATGATTTTAATCAAACTAAAGATTCTCAACTTAAAGGATTGTTTGCAGATGAAAAAAGCAATCAAAATCAATTTTTCCGTAAAGATGAAAAATTAAACAGTGGTGTTTCTGAACAACTTAGTTATAATGCAGTAGATGATGCACTTAAATCTAAAAATCCAGATGATATCAAAAATGTTTTCGCAGATCCAAATGCATTAAATGTTCAGTTTTATACAGGAGAACGTTTGGAAGCTTTAACCAAAGAGTTCAAATTACCAACTGCTCAACAAATCAAACAAGACTTTTATACATCACCACAAAAATCAACACATAAATCTGATGAAGGTGTTTTTAATATTCAATCTAACTATTTACCAACAGATTTAAGTGTAACTCGTTATTATTTTGCATTAGCAAATCAAGGTCTTGATGTTGCTGCTAAACAATTTTTACAAATTTTAGAAGCAGCTAAACTTGTACAAAACAATAGCACCTTAGATGTTAATAAACCTATTTTTGAACAACTTAAAAATATTAAATTAACAAATCCTTTGGGAATTGATAAAGAAATGAAATTCTTCAGCATTAATCATGAGACACAAGAATATGGAGTTAATTCTTTCCAATCAGTTTTAGTTAATTCGAAAGATGATAGTGCATATAAACTCATTAAGAATTATCCAAATAGTGATGCACTAGTTTTACAAAATATTTTTGAAAAAGATACTGATAAATTATTAGATAACATTTATTTTGCAAAAACATCAGAACAAGATCAAATTGATAATAGCAAGTTTGTTAAATTTGAAAATGTTGCACAATTGTTAATTTCAATGTACAATAAAATTCAATTACTTTCAAGAGTAGGAATTGGATTTCCATTGTTACCTATTGCAAAAAATCTTCAATTTTCTTACGGAATTCAAGGACCAGAAGGTGGTTTGAAAGAACAAAAATCAGTTCAATTAGGAACATTGCAACCACCACAACCACCACAACCACCAGTTCAATTAGCTATCAATAACTTTACATATCAATATGAATTAAAGTTTATTGATGATAAAGGTAATAAACTTAAAGATTTATATCAAGGTGAAAAAGACGCTGAATTGTTGAAAAATATAAAATTAACAAGCAAAGTAGATAAAGATGTTGAGAAATTGAATAGTGTTGTTGAATCTATTCCACAAGTGTATAGAACTATTAGATTAAATAACAACATTTATTTCAAAGAAGTAAATAAATTATTTGATGGCATTACAGACACAAATACTGTTCAAAGAGAAACCTTAGATAAGTTAGGTTTAGTTTCACTTTATGATTATTTATTTAGAGTTGATCCAACAATTAAATTAACTATTGACAAGAAACTTAGCAAAGATATTATCGATCCATCAGGTCTTCGTTCATACAAAGCTGTTACATTATTTTTAATAAAAAATAATAAAAAATCAACAACTCCGCTAAGAATCTTTGTTTATTTAAGACAAGGTAGCAATTAA